In Leucoraja erinacea ecotype New England chromosome 28, Leri_hhj_1, whole genome shotgun sequence, the following are encoded in one genomic region:
- the LOC129710448 gene encoding galectin-8-like, protein MDFWTPPTPVYNPPIPYTGPIPGSLQDGDMVQIKGRVLPHCDRFHVNLQCGTMAGHCDVALHFNPRFECPGYVVCNSFENQHWCSEERKYETPVQKGETFQLLILVQNDSYKVAVNDKHFLEFMHRLPLASVNTISIEGQLEVMSINFIKKQCLYKEYFLCELQIFPSTPGFPNDYSIGNAFSAGVMLPPPAANPAFNVFSPAPANPAGGMFPAPAANPAFTFGPTNPFQAAPAFGPAIPTNLEVPFTGVIPSGLFPSKSILIQGSVNPNPGSFVINLKPANSRDIAIHISVRFRDEQAVVRNSFLQNSWNSEERALAQNPFVPGQAFEVTILCEAQSFRVSVNGRQAFDFQHRYQPIQQINELQIEGDVTLSKVLL, encoded by the exons ATggacttctggactcccccaacgcctGTGTACAACCCG CCGATCCCCTACACGGGGCCCATTCCTGGGAGTTTGCAAGATGGGGACATGGTCCAAATCAAAGGGCGTGTGCTGCCGCACTGTGACAG GTTTCATGTGAACCTTCAGTGCGGCACCATGGCTGGCCACTGCGACGTGGCTTTACACTTCAACCCACGGTTCGAGTGTCCGGGCTACGTGGTGTGCAACAGCTTTGAGAACCAGCACTGGTGCTCGGAGGAGAGGAAGTATGAGACGCCAGTGCAGAAAGGAGAGACCTTCCAGCTCCTTATACTCGTTCAAAATGATTCCTACAAG GTGGCTGTGAATGACAAGCACTTCTTGGAGTTCATGCACCGTCTCCCGCTCGCCAGTGTGAACACCATCAGTATCGAAGGCCAACTGGAGGTCATGTCAATCAACTTCATAAAGAAGCAG TGTCTGTACAAAGAATATTTTCTGTGTGAATTGCAGATTTTTCCTAGCACTCCCGGGTTTCCAAACGATTATTCTATCGGAAATGCCTTTTCG GCCGGTGTCATGCTCCCTCCTCCTGCAGCCAATCCG GCGTTCAACGTGTTTTCCCCTGCTCCGGCCAATCCG GCTGGTGGCATGTTCCCTGCTCCTGCAGCCAATCCA GCTTTCACCTTTGGCCCGACCAATCCG TTCCAGGCTGCTCCCGCCTTTGGCCCTGCTATTCCAACCAACCTG gaGGTGCCGTTCACAGGTGTGATTCCCAGTGGGCTGTTTCCTTCCAAATCGATCTTGATCCAGGGGTCTGTCAATCCCAATCCTGGCAG CTTTGTCATTAATCTGAAGCCGGCAAATTCCAGAGACATTGCCATTCACATCAGCGTTCGATTCCGCGATGAACAAGCTGTGGTGCGGAACAGTTTCCTGCAGAACTCCTGGAACAGCGAGGAGAGGGCTTTGGCCCAAAACCCATTTGTACCCGGACAGGCGTTTGAG GTGACCATTCTGTGCGAGGCTCAATCCTTCAGGGTCTCTGTAAACGGCAGGCAAGCCTTTGACTTCCAGCATCGCTACCAACCAATCCAGCAGATCAACGAGCTGCAGATCGAAGGGGACGTGACTCTCTCCAAAGTCCTCCTTTGA